GGAGAACGGCAGGACCTTCGTGTCCAAGGACCCGGTGCTCGTGCCGCGCGCGAAGAAGGTCTTCGACAAGGCGACCGGCAGGTTCCTGCGCAACGACCCGGGGCTCGGCCGGATCTACGTCGAGGCGAAGAAGAGCGGCACCAGGTACGAGACCGGCACCCAGGACAACTACCGCATCCAGGGCCTGACCGGTGCCGCGGCGCGCAACACGTACGGCATCGCGCAGAAGCTCGCCCTCGACAAGAAGGACTTCCAGGGGATCAGGGACGCCTTCGAGTTCGACCCGGTCGCCGAGAAGTACATCAAGGTCGACCCGATGAACGAGGCCCGCTGGTACCCGACGCTCACCACGCTGAGCGACGGCAGGATCCTCAGCGTCTCCGGGCTCGACGACATCGGCCAGCTGGTGCCGGGCAAGAACGAGATCTTCGACCCGAAGACGAAGACGTGGACGTACACGTCGAAGATCCGGCAGTTCCCGACCTACCCGGCGCTCTTCCTGATGCAGAACGGCAAGATCTTCTACTCGGGTTCGAACGCCGGCTACGGGCCGGACAACGTCGGCCGTGTTCCGGGCATCTGGGACGTCGCCACGAACAGGTTCACCAAGCTGCCCGGGCTCAGCGACGCGAACGAGATGGAGACGTCCGGGACGGTGCTGCTGCCGCCGGCGCAGGACGAGAAGTTCCTGGTGATCGGTGGTGGCGGGGTCGGCGAGTCCAAGCTGTCCAGCAACAGGACCCGGCTCATCGGCCTCAAGGACAAGAACCCGAAGTTCAAGGACGGGCCGACGCTGGAGAAGGGCACGCGGTATCCGCAGTCGTCGATCCTGCCGGACGACTCGGTGCTGGTGTCGGGCGGCTCCGAGGACTACCGCGGGCGCGGCGACTCCAACATCCTGCAGGCCAGGCTCTACCACCCGGACACCAACACCTTCGACCGGGTGGCCGATCCACTGGTGGGACGCAACTACCACTCCGGGTCGATCCTGCTGCCGGACGGGCGCGTGATGTTCTTCGGCTCGGACTCGCTCTACGGCGACAAGGCCAACACCAAGCCCGGCACGTTCGAGCAGCGCATCGAGATCTACACGCCGCCCTATCTGTACCGGGACTCCCGGCCGTCGCTGTCCGGCGGACCGCAGACGATCGCGCGCGGCGGGACGGGCACGTTCACCTCGCCGCAGGCCTCCGCCATCAAGAAGGTGCGGCTGATCCGGCCCAGTGCGTCGACCCATGTGACCGACGTCGACCAGCGGTCGGTCGCCCTGGACTTCAAGACGTCGGGGAACAAGGTGACGGTGACCATGCCGAAGAACCGGAACCTGGTCACCGCCGGCTGGTACATGCTGTTCGTGGACGACGACCAGGGGACGCCGAGCAAGGCACAGTGGGTCAAGGTGCCGTAGCGCGCGGCTACTCGGCAGCCTTGGCGAGGGCGAGTGCGTAACTCGCCCACCACTGCCCGGCCGCCGGGCCGCCCCGGCAGGTGCCGTCCGACTCCCCCGGCCGCTTGACCCACAGGTAGGCGTCCACGAGGGGGTCGGCGGTCCTGGTCGTCGGCGCCTCCCCGAGCGCCCGGCCCGGCGGGTTGCACCAGTTCTCGGCGGGCTTCCCACCCGTGTACGGGCCGTTGCCGTTGCGGCTGGTGTCGATGACGAAGTGCTTGCCGCCGACCTTGGCGGAGAGCCGCTTGCCGTAGGCGATGGAGTCCTTCGTCGAGTAGAAGTTGGAGACGTTGACCGAGAAGCCGTCGGCCTGGGCGATGCCCGCGCGCTGGAGGGGCTGGAAGATCTGGTCGGGGTGGCCCCAGCCGGCGTTGCCCGCGTCCAGGTAGACCCTGGTGGACTTCAGGGACTTCAGCTTGCTTATGGCGTAGTCGAGCAGGGCGTAGCGCTCCTCCTGGAACTGGCCCGGCGTGCAGCCGTCCACCAGGTGCAGTACGGCGTCGGGTTCCAGGATCACCATCGCCGGGCGGTCCTGGATGCCCGCGGCCACCCCGTCGATCCAGGCGCGGTAGGCGTTGCCGTCGGCGGCGCCGCCCTGCGAGTACTGGCCGCAGTCGCGGTGCGGGATGTCGTAGAGCACCAGCAGGGCCGTGCGGCCGGCCTTGTCGGCGGCCTCGGTGAAGCCCCTGGCCTCCTGCTCCGGGTTCTCCGGGCCGATCCACTCACCGGTCGGCTGCTCGGCGATCTTCCGGATCCGCTCGGCCTCGGTGTCCTTGCCGGCCTTGGCGTACGCGGCGACCTGGCGGGCCGCGTTGCCGTCCGGGTTGACCCAGAACGGGTCGCTGTCCTTGGGCTGTTGGGTGATCCTGGCGCCGGCGTCGCCGTCCTTGCCGTCACCGCCGCCGGAGGAACACCCCGCCACCAGCAGCGCCGCCCCCAGCACCACCGCGGAAGCCCTCATCGCGGTCCCGAAGGCGAACCCCGACCCAGCCCCCCTGCTGCCGTACATCCAACTCCCCCTTGGGTGCACCGGTCCAAGTCTCAATCCTGACATAGCGGCGCGCCGCCCACGAGATCGCCCGAGCCTTGTCGGGGAGCTGTTACAGCACCGACGGGCAAGGGCCGCGCAGCACGCCGAGTCGTGGCCCGCGCGGGAGCGAGACCGTGCTGACGCGGCACTGGAACGACGAGCCACCAGGGCCTATGACACAGAGCCACCGGAGCGGAACCTGGCGTCATAACCCTCTAGGCTCTGGCGCTCATTCGTTCTAGGGTGTTCTCACATGGCCCCGGCCCCCGGCCATTCGGTCACCACCGGAACTTCCGCACCTCCCGCGCCGGACGCCGGGTTACTCCCGCAACCCGTGCGCGCGCGGTCGAGGACCAGCCCGGTCGACGGCTTCCGGGGGAGCGGGCCGTCGACCGGGCCAGGTACCCCTGGGTCTCATGCGCCGGTTCCGGTGAGGTACGCCGACACGACCACGTTCGCCGTGTAGCTGCGGTCGGCCGGGTCGAAGGTGCCGCCGCAGGTGATCAGGCGCAGTTCGGCGCGGCCCGGCCGGTGGACGCCGTAGGCCTGCCGGGCGTCGAAGTGGTCGCGGGTGAGGACCCGGACGTCGTCGACGGTGAACTCGGCGACGTGGCCGTCGTCGCGGACCACGCGGACGGTCCGGCCGGGTGTCAGGGTGCTGAGCTTGTAGAAGACGGCGGGCCGGGTCTCGGTGTCGACGTGCCCCACCATCACGGCGGCTCCCGCGGCCCCCGGCTCGGCGCCGGCCGCGTACCACCCGACCACGCCCGCCTGGTCGAACGGCGGCGGATCGACCGCTCCCGCCCGGTCCAGCCCGCGCGCCACCACCGGCGCCTGCACGCCGAGGGCCGGAATGTCGAGGCGCTGCGGCAGCGCGTTGCCCAACGGGCGGGCGGCGGGCGGCAGTTCCACGGCCGGGGGCCGCCCGATCGCCGCCATGTCACCGGTGGCCGGCCCGGAGATCCCCGGCCGCACCTCGGTCACGTCCCGCCCCCACAGCCACAGCCCGAGCAGCAGCACGGCCCAGGCGCCACCGGTCAGCAGCCGCCCGGACCCCGTGGAACGGCGCCGGTCGAACTCGCCGTCGCGGAAGTCGTCACGCATGGGCGGGACGTTCCGTCAGCGGGGCCGGCCGGGAGCGGAGGGAGCGGGGAGCAGCCTCCGAGGCACCGTCCGGGCGGGGTCCGGCGGGGGCGGCCGGCGGAAGCGGAAGGCGAGCGGGGGGTGGGGCGGTGTCGAAGGCATGTGCGCGGAGGGCGGGGGCGGGTGCGGGCATGGGCCGGTCACTCCGTCTCACGGCGGCGGCGGGCGCTCAGTACCGCCACGGTGGTCGCGGCGACTCCGGCGAGGATCAGGCCCGTGATCGCGTGCGCCGTGCCGGGGCCGGTCGTCCGGGTGTCGACGGTGGCGAAGTGGGCCGTACCGCCGCCGCCCGCGTCGACCGGGGCGATCGGCGAGGCGGGTGTGGAGGGGTGCGTCCCCTGCGCCACGACCGTGATCGTGGCCTTGATCTCGACGTCGGCGCAGCCGACCTTCACGTCGTAGGCGCCGGGTTCCGCCGAGGAGCGGATCCTGGTCTCCCCGGCCAGGGCTCCGTCGGGGCCGCCCGCGAGCCGCGCGTCCGCGACGAACGCCTTCGAGACCGCGGTGGCCGTCTTCCCGGTGCACCCGGTCACCCGCAGGCCGACGTCGGCGCCGGCGGCCGGGGACGACGGGGTCACCGAGACGGTGCCGCCTCCTCCGTCCGTCGCGTACGCCGCCGGGGTGAGGGCGCAGGCACCCAGAAGCCCTGCACAGAGAGTGAGGCGAAGTGAGCCCATCGTGAAACCTCCAGATATCTGGAGACTCCCCCGCACACCCCGGCCCCGCATCCTCAAAAGGGCCCGCACTGCTCCGAACGGGGTAAGAAGGGTTTCAGCGCCGTCTGCCCGCGTTGTCGGGCGCCGTCGTCAGATCAGCTCGACGAGATCGGCGATCGAGTCGACGACGTGGGACGGCCGGTACGGGAAGTCCTCGATCTGCCCCGGCCCGGTCAGCCCGGTGAGGACCAGGAACGTCTGCATCCCCGCCTCCATCCCGGCGAGGACGTCGGTGTCCATGCGGTCGCCGATCATCGCGCTGGTCTCGGAGTGCGCCCCGATCGCGTTGAGCCCGGTGCGCATCATCAGCGGGTTGGGCTTGCCCGCGAAGTACGGCTTCCTGCCGGTCGCCTTGGTGATCAGCGCGGCGACGGCGCCGGTCGCAGGCAGCGGACCCTCGTGGGAGGGGCCGGTCTCGTCCGGGTTGGTGGCGATGAAGCGGGCGCCGTTGCGGATGAGCCGCACCGCCTGCGTCATGGCCTCGAAGGAGTACGTACGGGTCTCGCCGAGGACGACGTAGTCCGGTTCGTGGTCGGTGAGGATGTACCCGATGTCGTGCAGGGCGGTGGTCAGCCCCGCCTCCCCGATGACGTACGCCGAGCCGCCCGGCCGCTGGTCGTCCAGGAACTGGGCGGTGGCCAGCGCGGAGGTCCAGATGGACTCGACCGGCACGTCCAGGCCCATGCGCCGCAGCCGGGCGTGCAGGTCGCGCGGGGTGTAGATGGAGTTGTTGGTCAGGACCAGGAAGGGCCTGCCGGACTCGCGCAGCTTCTTCAGGAAGGCGTCGGCACCGGGGATCGGTACGCCCTCGTGGATGAGCACACCGTCCATGTCGGTGAGCCACGACTCGATGGGCCTGCGTTCTGCCATGTGCGGGATCTCCTGCCGTACGCATGTACGCGGTGCTGCGTGGGCCCAGCCTAGACAAAGGTCGGATCTTGAGGGAATGGGCGTCTCACCGGCGCCCTCGCGATCGGCGGGCCAGGAGGAGTGCCCCGCCGACGGCGAGGAGGAGGACGGCGGTGGCGGCGAGGGCGGCACGGGGGGTGGGGATGCCCGTCCGGGCGAGTTCGTCGGCGAACGGGAGGTCGTCGCGGCCCCGCCCGGGCGGGGCGGTTCCGGGGCCGCCGGTATTGGTGCCGGTGCCGGTGCCGGTACTGCTACCGGTGCTCGTGGGGGTGCTGGTGCCGGGCTCGGTCGGTGTGTCGTGCCGGACGTGGAAGCGGTAGTCGTTGGACTGGCCGATCCAGTCGCCGTCGTCGTCGTGCCGCTGGACGACGGCCGCGTTCGCGGTGACCTCGTCGGCCACGGCGTCCGAGGTCAGCGCGAGCCGGACCTTGACGGTGACGGTCCGGCGGGGGCCAACGGTGAAGCCCGGGAAGCCGTCGTCGAAGGCGCCGACGAGCTCCGCCTCGTCGGTGGCCCGGAAGCGGACCGGGTGGTGGCGCGAGCCGTCGTAGAACTCCAGGCGGGTCTGGGAGGGCTTCAGTGTCCGGTCGTCGTCGACGAGTACGACCACCGGGTGCACGGACGCGCAGGTCCGGGTGGTGGTGTTGGTGAGGTCCAGGTACCAGGTGCCGTATCCGCCGCCGGCCTCATAGGTGTCGGGGGCGTCGTGGATACGGGTGGTGAGGGGGAAGTCCGGGCCGCTCGCGCAACTGGCGACGGCGGAGGCGGGAGACGCCGTGGGCAGGAGGGCGGCTGCTGCAAGGCAGAGGGACAGGGGCGTGCACAGTCGCATAAGCACATGAGCATGCCGGTGGGGTGCGGGCGAGGGCGGCCGCCGCTCCGGACGGCCGGGCAAGTCCCCCCGATCGGCGCACGCCGGTGAGTGAGCCGTCGGTCCGGCCGGCCGGCGCACGCCGGTACGTCAGCCGTCGGTGCGCCCGAACACGGGTCCCAGGACCAGCTGCGCGGCCCCTTCGGCGACCCCGTCGGAGGCGACCCGCACGGGTACCGCCTCCTCGCCCGCGCGCCGGGCGCGTTCGTCCAGTACGGCGGCCACGCCCCGTGCGAACTCCTCGGGCGCGGCGGCGACGGTACGGCCGCCGAGCAGGACGAGGTCGACGTCGAGCAGGGCGACCAGGTTCCCGGCGCCGACGCCGAGCACCCGCGCGGCCCCGGCCAGGTCGCCGCGTGCGACGGCGTCGAGGCACAGCGCCTCCACGCAGCCCCGGTTTCCGCAGCCGCACGGCGGCCCGTCGAGCTGCACCACCTGGTGCCCGAACTCCCCCGCTCCGGTACGGGCACCGCGGTGCACGGTCCCGCCTATGACGAGCCCCGCCCCGAGCCCGGTACCGAGGTGCAGGTAGGCGAAGGACCCGGCCTCGCCCGCCACCGCCAGCCCCAGCGCCGCCGCGTTGGTGTCCTTGTCCACGACGACCGGCACGCCGAGCCGCCGCTCGAGCGCGTCCCGCAACGCAAAGCCGTCCCACTCGGGGAACCCGGTGACGCGGTGCAGTACGCCGCGGGCGTGATCGAGTGGCCCGGGCAGAGCGATCCCCGTTCCGAGCCCGCCCCCCGTCAGCCCCTTCACCTCCCGTGCCACGGCCTCCACCACCGCGTCCGCGCTCACCCCCAGATCCACCGCGGTCCGCCGCTCCGCCACCACGGCTCCCGTCAGATCGACCCGGACCGCGCGCAGTTCGTCGCGGTCCAGGTGGACGCCGACCGCGTGTCCCGCCTCCGGCACCAGCCGCAGTACCGTCCGCGGCTTGCCGCCGGTGGAGGCCCGGCGGCCCGCCTCCGTGGCGAGTCCGTCGGCCCGCAGCCGGGCGGTGATCTTGCTGACGGCCTGCGGGGTCAGGGCGGTGCGCTCGGCGAGCTCCAGCCGGCTGATGCCGTCCGGGCCGGCAGTGCGCAGCAGGTCGAGGACGAGTGCGGTGTTGTGGCTGCGCAGGGCGAGAAGGTTCACACCCTCGATTGTCCTCGGCGCTTGCACTTTGGCAACAGCGTTGCGAAAGTGGACGGCATGACTGGTACCACTGCCTCTCCCCGCCGCGTCGGCCTCGTCGGCTACGGGCTGGCGGGCTCCGTGTTCCACGCCCCGCTCATCGCGGCCACCGAGGGCCTCGCCCTCGACACGGTGGTCACCTCGAATCCGCAGCGGCAGGAGCAGGCCCGCGCCGAACATCCCGGGGTGCGGGTGGCCGCCACCCCGGACGAGCTGTTCGCACGCGCCGCCGAGCTGGACCTGATCGTCGTCGCCTCCCCGAACCGCACGCACGTCCCGCTCGCCACCACCGCCCTCAAGGCCGGTCTCCCGGTCGTCGTGGACAAGCCGGTCGCCGGCACCGCCGCCGAGGCGCGCGAACTCGCCGACCTCGCTGAGGAGCGCGGGCTGCTGCTCTCCGTCTTCCAGAACCGGCGCTGGGACAACGACTTCCTCACCCTCCAGCGACTGCTCGCCGAGGGCGAGTTGGGCGACGTATGGCGCTTCGAGTCGCGGTTCGAGCGATGGCGGCCGCAGCCGAAGGGCGGCTGGCGCGAGTCCGGCGACCCGGCAGAGATCGGAGGTCTCCTCTACGACCTCGGCAGCCACGTCGTCGACCAGGCGCTGACCCTCTTCGGCCCGGCCACGCAGGTCTACGCCGAGTCGGACGTCCGCCGCCCCGGTGCCGAGGCCGACGACGACACCTTCATCGCCCTCACGCACGCGAGCGGCGTCCGCTCCCACCTGTACGTCTCCGCGACGGCCGCCCAACTCGGCCCGCGCTTCCGGGTGCTGGGTTCGAAGGCGGGCTATGTGAAGTACGGGCTCGACCCGCAGGAGGCGGCGCTGCGGGAGGGCGAGCGCCCGGGCCGGGACTGGGGACGGGAGCCCGAGTCGGCGTGGGGCACGATCGGCGCCGGGGAGTCTCCGGCGAGCGGCGGCGGCACGCCCGTACCGACCCTTCCCGGTGACTATCCCGCGTACTATGCGGCCGTGACCAGGGCCCTCGACGACGACGGCGCCAACCCGGTGACCGCCGTCGAGGCGGCCGCGGCCCTCGATGTGATCGAGGCGGCCCGCCGTTCGGCCCGCGCCGGAGTGGCGGTGGAGCTGTGACGCACAACACCGAGCTGACCCCGAAGTTCCACCCGGAGATCACCCCGTCCCTGGAGGAGCTCCAGGCGCAGCAACGGCGCCTGGTCTTCCGCCGGTTCACGCACGAGGACGCGTGGGCCCTGGGCTCGCTGCTCGTGGAGCTGGCCCGGGAGCGCCAGGCCCCCGTCGCCATCGACATCCACCGGGCCGGCCAGCAGCTCTTCCACGCGGCGCTGCCCGGCTCGACCCCCGACAACGACGCCTGGATCGCCCGCAAGCGCCGGGTCGTCGAGCGTTACGGCGAGGCGTCGTACCTGGTGGGCGCCCGTTTCCGGGCCAAGGGCACGACGTTCGAGGACTCCTCCCGCCTCGACCCCGACCGGTACGCGGCCCACGGCGGCTCGTTCCCGATCACCGTCGAGGGCGTCGGAGTGATCGGCGCGGTGACGGTGAGCGGGCTGCCGCAGTTGCAGGACCACCGGTTCGTGGTGGAGGCGCTGGAGGAGTTCCTGCGCGAGGACTGAATCCGCTGGGGGTGCGGAGAACCGCGCGACCGGCCGCCGAACGGCCCGAGGCCGACAAGCCGTCGCAGTTCTCCCGCACCTCCCGCATCTCCCGGTTCTCCCGGTTCTCCCGGTTCTCCCGGCGGAGTGTTTACGCGTCCTTCAGTTCCTGGCGCTGCCTGCCCAGGCCCTCGATCTCGAGCTCGACGACGTCGCCCGCCCGCAGGAAGGGCTTGGGCTCGGGCTGCCCGAGCGCGACGCCCGCCGGTGTCCCGGTGTTGATGACGTCACCGGGGTACAGGGTCATGAACTGGCTGACGTAGCGCACGACTTCGCCGACGGGGAAGATCTGCTCGGCCGTCGTGCCGTCCTGCTTCAGCTCCCCGTTGACCCACAGCCTGAGCGACAGGTTCTGCGGGTCGGCGACCTCGTCCGCCGTCACCAGCCAGGGGCCCAGCGGATTGAACGTCTCGCAGTTCTTGCCCTTGTCCCAGGTGCCGCCCCGCTCGATCTGGAACTCCCGCTCGGACACGTCGTGGGCGACCGCGTACCCGGCGACATGTCCGAGCGCGGCCTCGGCCGACTCCACGTAGCGCGCCGTCCGCCCGATGACGACGGCCAGTTCGACCTCCCAGTCGGTCTTCACCGACCCGCGCGGCACGAGCACCGTGTCGTTCGGTCCGACCACCGTGTCCGCGGCCTTGAAGAAGATCACGGGCTCGGTGGGCGGCTCGGCCCCGGTCTCCCGGGCGTGGTCGTGGTAGTTCAGGCCGATGCACACGATCTTGCCGATCCGGGCGACCGGCGGCCCGGTCCGCAGCCCGGCCGGGTCCAGGGCGGGCAGCTCACCGGACTCGGCGGCGGCGCGGACGCGGCCGAGCGCCGCGTCGTCGGCGAGCAGCGCGCCGTCGATGTCGTCGACGATGCCGGACAGGTCCCGCAGGACACCCTCGGCGTCCAGCAGCGCGGGCTTCTCCGCTCCGGCCGTACCGACTCGCAGCAGCTTCATGGTCACTCTCTCCCTCGATCGCGGGCGGTCGTCCGAGGGGTGCAGCCATCGGATGACTGGCCGATCGTCCAAGGTCGGCGTCCACTCCGCAATACCCGGTTCACGGACTGGACCGCTCGCCCGGCCGGCTCAGGAGTGGAGCACGGCCCGCTCGACGGCGCTCCAGGTCGTGCTGGTCACCACGTACAGGGCGGCGGCCAGCGGCACCACGGCGACGGTGAAGAGCGTGAAGAAGGACATGAACGGCATCACCTTGTTCATCGCGCCGAGCCCCGGCACCTGCTGCCCGCCGTCCGCCGGCGCGAGCTGGACGGCCGCAGCCATGGTCCGCCTGGTGCGCCGGTAGTTGAAGGCGGCGACGGCCGCGACGAGCGCGAACAGTCCGAGGTACACGAGCCCGGCCCCACCCAGCAGGCCGCCGCCCAGCGCGTCGGTGAACCGGCCGCCCAGCGGCGCGGCGAACAGCTGGTGGTCCAGCAGGGCGTTGGCCCTGCCGCCGATGCTCGTGCTGGAGAACAGGCGGTAGAGCAGGAAGAACGCGGGCAGTTGCAGCAGCCCGGGCAGACATCCGGACAGCGGCGACACCTTCTCCTCGGCGTGCAGCTCCAACACCGCCTGCTGGAGTTTCCGCGGATCCTTTGCGTGCTTCCGGCGCAGTTCGGCGATCTTCGGCTGCAGTGCGGTGCGTGCCTTCTGCCCGCGGGCGGCGGCCCGGGACAGGGGGTGGACGAGGAGTCGTACGAGCGCGGTGAACAGGACGATCGCGGCCGCGGCCGCGGTGGCGCCGAACAGTGGCTGGAGCAGGTCGGCGAGGTCTTCGACGAGCTGGGCGAAGACGGTGAAGACGGACATGGGTGAGCCCTCCGAGGGTCATGCCGGAATGGAGTCGTGCGGAAACGGCATGACGACCGCGCGAGGGCCGGTGAGAGGTGTGGGTGCCCTACGCGACGATCGCCGGAAGGGCGGACCCCGGGGCCCGGGGACGGGTGCGGCCGCGGGCGTCGGGGTCGCGTTGCGGCAGGAAGGCGGTGCGGCGGGCGCGGTCCCGGATCGCCGTGCGCACCCGCGTGGGCGGTACGGCCGGGGCGCAGCGCGCGGCGACCAGGGCGCAGGCGGCGAGCGCGGAGCCGGCCGCGGCGGTGGCGGCGAGCGCGACGGTGGCGGCGAGGGTGCCGGTGTCGAGCAGGGCGATCTGCAGGAGCAGCAGGACGAGCACGGCGAGGGGACGCGCGCCGACCCGGTCGCGGATCACGGCTCCCCCTCGCTCTTGCGTACGGCTGTCTTCCCTGCCGTCGGTTATACCTGACCGGTCTCGATGGGCTCCAGGAGCCTCTTCGGTGCGAGCAGGGCCCGGCTGACGGGGTCCGCCGGGTCCGGGCTCAGTCCGGGCCCCGGCTCCATGATGACGTCCGCGACCGGTACGACGGTTCCGCAGGCGGGGCATTCGCCGTACGCGCCGAGCTCGGTGCCGCAGTCGGCGTGCCGGAAGACGCGCAGTTGCTCCTCGGCGAAGTGCT
Above is a genomic segment from Streptomyces sp. SLBN-31 containing:
- a CDS encoding kelch motif-containing protein yields the protein MNDRAGRRRARRLAIGTAVVLALAGMNGPWLYRFGTAKYHQYQINKPEYKADNGHWQIVEFPKEYRQDTIHAALLRTGKVLMIAGSGNNQDNFNAKRFDTRIWDPVKGTIKKVPTPKDLFCTGHTQLANGNLLIAGGTKRYEKLKGDITKAGGLMVVHNENPDKPITLPAGTVFTGKENGRTFVSKDPVLVPRAKKVFDKATGRFLRNDPGLGRIYVEAKKSGTRYETGTQDNYRIQGLTGAAARNTYGIAQKLALDKKDFQGIRDAFEFDPVAEKYIKVDPMNEARWYPTLTTLSDGRILSVSGLDDIGQLVPGKNEIFDPKTKTWTYTSKIRQFPTYPALFLMQNGKIFYSGSNAGYGPDNVGRVPGIWDVATNRFTKLPGLSDANEMETSGTVLLPPAQDEKFLVIGGGGVGESKLSSNRTRLIGLKDKNPKFKDGPTLEKGTRYPQSSILPDDSVLVSGGSEDYRGRGDSNILQARLYHPDTNTFDRVADPLVGRNYHSGSILLPDGRVMFFGSDSLYGDKANTKPGTFEQRIEIYTPPYLYRDSRPSLSGGPQTIARGGTGTFTSPQASAIKKVRLIRPSASTHVTDVDQRSVALDFKTSGNKVTVTMPKNRNLVTAGWYMLFVDDDQGTPSKAQWVKVP
- a CDS encoding glycoside hydrolase family 6 protein, with the protein product MYGSRGAGSGFAFGTAMRASAVVLGAALLVAGCSSGGGDGKDGDAGARITQQPKDSDPFWVNPDGNAARQVAAYAKAGKDTEAERIRKIAEQPTGEWIGPENPEQEARGFTEAADKAGRTALLVLYDIPHRDCGQYSQGGAADGNAYRAWIDGVAAGIQDRPAMVILEPDAVLHLVDGCTPGQFQEERYALLDYAISKLKSLKSTRVYLDAGNAGWGHPDQIFQPLQRAGIAQADGFSVNVSNFYSTKDSIAYGKRLSAKVGGKHFVIDTSRNGNGPYTGGKPAENWCNPPGRALGEAPTTRTADPLVDAYLWVKRPGESDGTCRGGPAAGQWWASYALALAKAAE
- a CDS encoding class F sortase, which encodes MRDDFRDGEFDRRRSTGSGRLLTGGAWAVLLLGLWLWGRDVTEVRPGISGPATGDMAAIGRPPAVELPPAARPLGNALPQRLDIPALGVQAPVVARGLDRAGAVDPPPFDQAGVVGWYAAGAEPGAAGAAVMVGHVDTETRPAVFYKLSTLTPGRTVRVVRDDGHVAEFTVDDVRVLTRDHFDARQAYGVHRPGRAELRLITCGGTFDPADRSYTANVVVSAYLTGTGA
- a CDS encoding HAD-IIA family hydrolase is translated as MAERRPIESWLTDMDGVLIHEGVPIPGADAFLKKLRESGRPFLVLTNNSIYTPRDLHARLRRMGLDVPVESIWTSALATAQFLDDQRPGGSAYVIGEAGLTTALHDIGYILTDHEPDYVVLGETRTYSFEAMTQAVRLIRNGARFIATNPDETGPSHEGPLPATGAVAALITKATGRKPYFAGKPNPLMMRTGLNAIGAHSETSAMIGDRMDTDVLAGMEAGMQTFLVLTGLTGPGQIEDFPYRPSHVVDSIADLVELI
- a CDS encoding ROK family transcriptional regulator, producing the protein MQAPRTIEGVNLLALRSHNTALVLDLLRTAGPDGISRLELAERTALTPQAVSKITARLRADGLATEAGRRASTGGKPRTVLRLVPEAGHAVGVHLDRDELRAVRVDLTGAVVAERRTAVDLGVSADAVVEAVAREVKGLTGGGLGTGIALPGPLDHARGVLHRVTGFPEWDGFALRDALERRLGVPVVVDKDTNAAALGLAVAGEAGSFAYLHLGTGLGAGLVIGGTVHRGARTGAGEFGHQVVQLDGPPCGCGNRGCVEALCLDAVARGDLAGAARVLGVGAGNLVALLDVDLVLLGGRTVAAAPEEFARGVAAVLDERARRAGEEAVPVRVASDGVAEGAAQLVLGPVFGRTDG
- a CDS encoding Gfo/Idh/MocA family oxidoreductase yields the protein MTGTTASPRRVGLVGYGLAGSVFHAPLIAATEGLALDTVVTSNPQRQEQARAEHPGVRVAATPDELFARAAELDLIVVASPNRTHVPLATTALKAGLPVVVDKPVAGTAAEARELADLAEERGLLLSVFQNRRWDNDFLTLQRLLAEGELGDVWRFESRFERWRPQPKGGWRESGDPAEIGGLLYDLGSHVVDQALTLFGPATQVYAESDVRRPGAEADDDTFIALTHASGVRSHLYVSATAAQLGPRFRVLGSKAGYVKYGLDPQEAALREGERPGRDWGREPESAWGTIGAGESPASGGGTPVPTLPGDYPAYYAAVTRALDDDGANPVTAVEAAAALDVIEAARRSARAGVAVEL
- a CDS encoding heme-degrading domain-containing protein; its protein translation is MTHNTELTPKFHPEITPSLEELQAQQRRLVFRRFTHEDAWALGSLLVELARERQAPVAIDIHRAGQQLFHAALPGSTPDNDAWIARKRRVVERYGEASYLVGARFRAKGTTFEDSSRLDPDRYAAHGGSFPITVEGVGVIGAVTVSGLPQLQDHRFVVEALEEFLRED
- a CDS encoding fumarylacetoacetate hydrolase family protein, which gives rise to MKLLRVGTAGAEKPALLDAEGVLRDLSGIVDDIDGALLADDAALGRVRAAAESGELPALDPAGLRTGPPVARIGKIVCIGLNYHDHARETGAEPPTEPVIFFKAADTVVGPNDTVLVPRGSVKTDWEVELAVVIGRTARYVESAEAALGHVAGYAVAHDVSEREFQIERGGTWDKGKNCETFNPLGPWLVTADEVADPQNLSLRLWVNGELKQDGTTAEQIFPVGEVVRYVSQFMTLYPGDVINTGTPAGVALGQPEPKPFLRAGDVVELEIEGLGRQRQELKDA
- a CDS encoding YidC/Oxa1 family membrane protein insertase, encoding MSVFTVFAQLVEDLADLLQPLFGATAAAAAIVLFTALVRLLVHPLSRAAARGQKARTALQPKIAELRRKHAKDPRKLQQAVLELHAEEKVSPLSGCLPGLLQLPAFFLLYRLFSSTSIGGRANALLDHQLFAAPLGGRFTDALGGGLLGGAGLVYLGLFALVAAVAAFNYRRTRRTMAAAVQLAPADGGQQVPGLGAMNKVMPFMSFFTLFTVAVVPLAAALYVVTSTTWSAVERAVLHS
- a CDS encoding DUF6412 domain-containing protein; this encodes MIRDRVGARPLAVLVLLLLQIALLDTGTLAATVALAATAAAGSALAACALVAARCAPAVPPTRVRTAIRDRARRTAFLPQRDPDARGRTRPRAPGSALPAIVA